The following are encoded together in the Anopheles nili chromosome 3, idAnoNiliSN_F5_01, whole genome shotgun sequence genome:
- the LOC128723525 gene encoding enhancer of mRNA-decapping protein 4 homolog, producing the protein MEISERTASTVTGSSQKFVFSAEENQHSFKTSDKNITVVCTEGKHDRGSSKIKLVNVINFKWEQKNYPGRLIACHKDCDLIAYSIRVTKQSRSEGMVRVAHLDLPERGLIKGLSDEILDLQFAHTGTSDCLLGIIERTALHVHQVLVTAEKVTTTLKVKIVDPLEWHVPVCDRITWCPYLGNGGDEIDDFAKQLLVWTRGSTFQCYSISALTKSYLNTTDLKASDIEVGGFKASDGDAIITGSLFSDDGTTLALSSADGLIRFYQVYQHANDRSPRRLHLWKPHDGKAVTSFFFLDNYTETVNNKTIWKHAITCADYNTEIKVWCCASWTCLQKIRLTSPVDQALHFKAEIDISSTYLVLSERSTRQIYVMQIRKGKSLTSPDTETAQESKVSSSSLAKERSRSSIQPYIVSIAEYPMSNSILGFGILYATVRNCKFGDYYMMREQDEDDEDQMLPSCVLIRMFLVQPNNLQDCTLMFDAIPPSEGETVSVEADEPDQEVDVPESQRNSSTISSSSSSNETTDNNVSHPPSEEDDRSSEEIAAKVTLVKGEVNNGVAGSTHNNGSDDPEDEEDDANVSNPLALKMAEAAQKLNEAFVAIRTVSSSADGANAGGSSAPTTPGSATKVNLMTPESFSTPASGSRSAAKDSLKDVRIINLSELPYPEMETIMSQYDRQAGRGGRGTASTTAATTTTTTTTTSVRKHNSSVTSTASANGSMSSGDSSVSDEHVEAEGNTSIASVAGSERIANVTDDADDDRKYDMKQDSQLVIVKGKKKIGKVGFGLANGSANSSAEHPINKKGLGAGGGEKGGGGILSISGTSLNIEHFTKILTLDEAEPPTVREKLKSDETVNPDVLSTLFMLAKATKQQQQQQQLHLQQPTTAVADMVAAVAQKTNPSTVLPTTNALEAFVNMVKSQSEPVDDTSAKTKLRKSTNGPTNMQEENVTDAPVVPPMPSAEMLASGGSSPSREVQQIMSTKGPVNSMVEDFFIYAYGDRKDTYDDDDDDEEVEGVLDITDRNDEEEMTIANGTEDNPDEADGKKPAASVAEKSVVLSNDDKEPAALVPAQNDTSSELEEVAIETAIALSDSAAEEDAGVNPSGVNPSSAFWPSKIPTEVPTGASEVKNSIKQSSTAVNDKFDVPPPPVVNVQSKQMDELNGKLDSMMNMMLLQSQQIEQLNSQLEAMRKNKNEEQRRYNMLLNRVNQTLPKAIETHMAELFVQQTIKIEQTLIACLNNQQTRLTEALTHTLPQVILAQLSERLTVLLMRELQQKLLPPISDKLDVMLRTITMDMTEKLRVNEGATRDAIQRTIRTEPIVKAISVSVQTGMRMVLEQVYQESLRTIILPGYDRCSQELFRQLNISFSEGIKELMRKVDQHVLRIGRTQARTNEIVEIIRQLPERLAVDGERSTTAAVRTIRENIEKDIKGLQTPLLKTIRDHIRQEIEKGFETQASTLEDSVLSVVRSQAQTPAPSNIDVQEQIKQYLSSGQTNKAFHKALISNDLSLVEFLLDRADYKQVFNPCPLEQTVLLSLIQQISADMINHNELKHKYLSDAIVSLDFKDPITKEHSPKVIMELITNCQTFLTTNPSSPLCTNLKMVVIAAQYMGFQSI; encoded by the exons ATGGAAATCTCCGAAAGAACCGCCTCTACCGTTACGGGCAGTAGCCAAAAGTT CGTTTTCAGCGCGGAAGAGAACCAACATTCCTTTAAAACCTCCGATAAAAATATCACAGTTGTGTGCACCGAGGGCAAACATGATCGTGGTAGCTCAAAGATCAAGCTGGTTAACGTAATCAACTTCaaatgggaacaaaaaaattatccaGGCCGTTTAATAGCGTGTCATAAGGATTGCGATCTTATAGCGTACTCGATTAGAG TAACGAAGCAGTCCAGGAGCGAAGGTATGGTGCGTGTCGCTCATTTGGATCTTCCTGAGCGAGGGCTGATCAAAGGCTTATCGGATGAAATTTTGGATCTGCAGTTTGCGCACACGGGCACCTCTGACTGCCTGCTTGGTATTATCGAACGAACGGCACTTCACGTGCACCAGGTACTGGTCACGGCGGAAAAGGTTACAACCACTCTGAAGGTTAAAATCGTAGATCCGCTTGAATGGCACGTACCAGTGTGCGATCGGATTACCTGGTGTCCGTACCTGGGTAACGGTGGAGATGAAATCGACGATTTCGCCAAACAACTTTTGGTGTGGACCCGAGGTTCAACCTTCCAGTGCTACAGTATTAGTGCGCTAACGAAATCTTACCTCAACACCACCGATCTTAAGGCATCCGACATtgaggtgggtgggtttaaGGCCAGCGATGGCGATGCCATCATTACAGGAAGCCTGTTCTCCGATGACGGAACCACGCTGGCGTTAAGCTCTGCCGACGGACTGATCCGCTTCTACCAGGTGTATCAGCACGCAAATGATCGCTCACCTCGCCGGCTGCATCTGTGGAAACCGCACGACGGCAAGGCTGTGAccagttttttcttcctcgataACTATACCGAAACGGTAAATAACAAGACGATTTGGAAGCACGCTATTACGTGTGCGGATTACAACACCGAGATAAAAGTTTGGTGTTGTGCGTCTTGGACGTGTTTGCAAAAAATCCGTTTAACGTCACCTGTAGATCAAGCGTTACATTTCAAAGCAGAAATTGACATTTCCTCCACTTATCTCGTGCTTTCGGAGAGGAGTACTCGGCAGATTTATGTGATGCAGATACGCAAGGGAAAAAGCTTGACCTCTCCAGACACAGAAACGGCTCAGGAATCGAAGGTATCGTCTTCAAGCTTGGCAAAGGAGAGGTCTCGCTCGAGCATTCAACCTTACATCGTATCCATTGCCGAGTACCCGATGTCCAATTCGATTCTTGGTTTCGGCATTCTTTACGCGACTGTACGAAACTGCAAATTTGGTGATTATTACATGATGCGCGAAcaggacgaagacgacgaggaTCAGATGCTGCCGAGCTGCGTTCTGATACGAATGTTTCTGGTGCAGCCCAATAATCTACAGGACTGTACGCTAATGTTCGATGCGATTCCGCCAAGCGAAGGCGAAACCGTGTCGGTGGAAGCGGATGAACCCGACCAAGAGGTGGATGTCCCGGAAAGCCAGCGTAATTCTTCTACCATATCGTCCTCTTCGTCTTCTAACGAAACCACGGACAACAATGTGTCGCACCCTCCGTCAGAGGAAGATGATCGTTCTTCGGAGGAGATCGCAGCGAAGGTGACGCTAGTGAAGGGAGAGGTCAATAATGGAGTAGCAGGAAGCACTCATAACAACGGATCCGACGATCCggaagacgaagaagacgaCGCTAACGTTAGTAACCCATTAGCGCTGAAGATGGCCGAAGCAGCTCAAAAATTGAACGAAGCATTCGTAGCAATTCGCACAGTGTCTTCTTCGGCAGATGGCGCCAATGCTGGTGGAAGCAGCGCACCAACGACACCGGGCAGTGCAACCAAAGTTAATCTCATGACACCCGAATCCTTCAGTACACCCGCCAGCGGCAGTAGATCAG CAGCCAAGGACAGTCTAAAGGATGTGCGCATCATTAACCTTTCGGAACTGCCATATCCCGAAATGGAAACGATCATGAGTCAGTACGATCGGCAGGCTGGTAGAGGTGGCCGAGGTACGGCTTCTACCacggcagcaacaacgacTACGACAACCACCACGACGAGTGTGAGAAAGCACAACTCCTCCGTCACGAGTACGGCCAGTGCTAATGGCAGTATGTCTAGCGGTGACAGTAGCGTGAGTGACGAGCACGTAGAAGCCGAAGGAAACACTAGCATCGCCTCCGTGGCAGGTTCTGAGCGAATCGCCAACGTCACTGACGATGCCGATGACGACAGGAAGTATGATATGAAGCAGGACTCGCAACTTGTAATCgtaaagggaaaaaagaagatcgGGAAAGTTGGATTTGGGCTGGCCAACGGGTCCGCAAACTCGTCCGCCGAGCATCcgataaacaaaaaaggccTTGGAGCTGGAGGAGGAGAAAAGGGGGGCGGAGGAATTCTTAGCATCTCAGGGACATCGCTGAATATTGAGCATTTTACTAAAATACTTACACTTGACGAAGCAGAACCACCGACGGTTCGAG AAAAACTAAAAAGCGACGAAACTGTGAACCCGGACGTCTTAAGCACACTATTTATGCTagcaaaagcaaccaaacaacagcagcaacaacaacaattgCACCTACAACAACCGACAACAGCCGTGGCAGATATGGTTGCCGCTgtggcacaaaaaacaaacccatccacCGTATTACCCACAACGAACGCGCTGGAGGCGTTTGTCAATATGGTAAAAAGCCAATCGGAGCCGGTTGACGATACGAGCGCGAAAACGAAGCTCCGGAAGTCGACCAACGGTCCGACGAACATGCAGGAGGAGAATGTCACAG ATGCACCGGTGGTACCTCCAATGCCATCCGCGGAGATGCTTGCGAGCGGTGGATCGAGTCCAAGTCGAGAGGTACAACAGATCATGTCCACCAAGGGTCCAGTCAATAGTATGGTGGAGGATTTTTTCATCTACGCGTACGGCGATCGTAAAGATACctacgacgatgatgatgacgacgaggaaGTAGAAGGCGTGCTGGACATCACCGATCGGAACGATGAAGAGGAAATGACGATTGCCAACGGCACGGAAGATAATCCCGATGAGGCGGATGGTAAGAAGCCAGCGGCAAGTGTGGCCGAAAAGAGCGTTGTATTGTCCAATGACGATAAGGAACCAGCAGCGTTAGTTCCCGCACAAAACGACACCTCCAGCGAGCTTGAAGAGGTTGCGATAGAAACAGCTATCGCTCTGAGCGACAGTGCGGCAGAGGAGGATGCCGGAGTGAATCCCAGCGGGGTGAATCCATCATCAGCCTTCTGGCCGTCCAAAATACCGACGGAAGTTCCGACGGGTGCAAGCGAAGTCAAGAATTCAATCAAACAATCATCTACGGCGGTGAACGACAAATTTGACGTACCGCCGCCGCCAGTCGTAAATGTGCAATCGAAGCAGATGGATGAACTGAACGGAAAACTGGACAGCATGATGAACATGATGTTGCTGCAATCGCAGCAGATAGAGCAACTGAACAGCCAGCTCGAGGCGAtgaggaagaacaaaaacgaagaGCAACGACGTTACAACATGCTGCTAAACCGCGTAAACCAAACGCTACCCAAGGCCATTGAAACGCATATGGCCGAACTGTTTGTGCAGCAAACGATCAAAATTGAGCAGACATTGATAGCGTGTCTCAACAATCAGCAGACGCGATTAACAGAGGCTCTAACGCACACGCTACCTCAGGTCATACTGGCTCAGCTGTCCGAACGGCTGACGGTCTTGCTGATGCGAGAACTGCAACAGAAACTGCTACCACCCATCAGTGATAAGCTCGATGTTATGCTGCGCACCATCACCATGGACATGACGGAGAAGTTACGCGTAAATGAAGGTGCCACGCGCGATGCCATCCAAAGGACGATCCGAACTGAG CCAATCGTAAAGGCCATCTCAGTGTCCGTGCAAACTGGCATGCGGATGGTGCTGGAGCAGGTTTACCAGGAATCACTGCGTACAATCATACTGCCCGGTTACGATAGATGTTCGCAGGAATTGTTCCGTCAATTGAATATCTCCTTTTCGGAGGGCATCAAAGAGC TAATGCGCAAGGTTGATCAGCACGTCTTACGGATTGGGCGCACGCAAGCCAGAACGAACGAGATCGTGGAAATCATCCGACAACTGCCCGAAAGGTTAGCCGTCGATGGTGAGCGCTCGACGACCGCAGCCGTGCGAACGATCCGAGAAAACATTGAAAAGGATATCAAGGGTCTGCAGACGCCTCTGTTGAAGACGATACGTGATCACATCCGGCAGGAGATCGAGAAGGGCTTCGAGACACAGGCGTCAACGCTGGAAGATTCCGTCCTGTCAGTGGTACGCTCGCAGGCGCAGACCCCCGCGCCGAGCAACATAGATGTGCAGGAGCAGATCAAGCAATACCTCAGCAGCGGTCAGACCAATAAAGCCTTCCATAAAGCGCTGATCTCGAACGATCTGAGCCTGGTGGAGTTTTTGCTGGATCGGGCCGACTACAAGCAGGTGTTTAATCCATGCCCACTTGAACAAACTGTGCTGCTGTCGTTGATACAGCAGATTTCTGCCGACATGATCAACCACAATGAACTGAAACACAA ATATTTGTCAGACGCAATCGTTAGTCTGGATTTTAAAGATCCGATCACGAAGGAGCACTCGCCGAAAGTGATAATGGAGCTAATAACCAACTGTCAGACATTTTTGACCACCAACCCGTCGAGTCCGCTGTGCACCAACCTCAAGATGGTGGTTATTGCCGCGCAGTATATGGGCTTCCAAAGTATCTGA
- the LOC128725686 gene encoding rRNA-processing protein UTP23 homolog, which produces MKITKHKKTRKYMSFYINNFGFREPLLVLIDGSFCYAAYKVRLQIAAQLKKYFQCEVKPIVTACIITETDNLGAGFVGTSQLLKTFLVHRCGHEKRPLDGSSCIKAMTQTCHYIVATQDRALQEWVRSNPGIPLFYLHNNSVPTLVQPSEAHRQAATDGQKNRVGMRAIDQTTIHAMKVKEGLVAPDDVERKKKKKLKNPNPLSCKKSKKKKILSVRLIETQNKPSVDGDEKITTKKARKRVKLPKHVVEHLKQTTQT; this is translated from the exons atgaaaatcacaaaacacaaaaaaactcgTAAATATATGAGTTTCTACATAAACAACTTCGGATTTCGGGAACCGCTTCTCGTACTTATCGATGGGAGTTTTTGCTACGCTGCGTACAAG GTACGTTTGCAAATCGCGGCGCAACTGAAAAAGTATTTCCAGTGCGAGGTGAAACCAATCGTTACGGCATGCATCATAACGGAGACGGACAATCTCGGAGCCGGTTTCGTTGGCACCAGTCAGCTGTTGAAAACATTTCTCGTACACCGTTGTGGCCACGAAAAGCGGCCACTGGATGGGTCATCGTGCATTAAAGCCATGACGCAAACGTGCCACTATATCGTTGCCACACAAGACCGCGCTCTTCAGGAGTGGGTACGGAGCAATCCGGGCATACCGTTGTTTTATCTGCACAACAATTCCGTCCCAACGCTTGTGCAGCCGTCGGAGGCCCATCGCCAGGCAGCCACTGATGGTCAAAAAAATCGAGTGGGAATGCGAGCGATAGACCAGACGACGATACATGCGATGAAAGTGAAGGAGGGTCTCGTTGCGCCGGATGATGtcgagcgaaagaagaagaaaaagcttaAAAATCCCAATCCGCTTTCGTGCAAGAagtcgaagaaaaagaaaatcctttcggttcggttgatcGAAACCCAGAACAAGCCTTCAGTGGATGGAgacgaaaaaataacaacgaaAAAGGCGAGAAAGCGCGTAAAACTGCCAAAACATGTGGTAGAACATCTAAAACAGACTACCCAAACATAG